In the Candidatus Binatia bacterium genome, one interval contains:
- a CDS encoding ABC transporter permease, producing MRNVLAIAWRDIRAVFVSPIAYVVLTGFTLLSGWFFFNMLGQFNRLASQYASLQGMDTTWLNLNDAVIAPLLHNLLFVLLIVIPMITMRSFSEEKSQSTFELLFTSPVRISEMVLGKYLAGAFLVTLMVALSFLFPAMLFWFGNPELGMTLAGMLALYLTALSFVAVGNFTSALTSNQIIATISALVILLLLFVINWPAEGAGVKVAGVLGYLSVSEHFGKMAKGVIETSDLVYFVSLTTVFLFLTHRAVESSRWK from the coding sequence ATGCGTAACGTGCTGGCGATCGCGTGGCGCGACATCCGCGCCGTCTTCGTCTCCCCGATCGCGTACGTGGTGCTGACCGGGTTCACGCTGCTGTCGGGCTGGTTCTTCTTCAACATGCTCGGGCAGTTCAACCGCCTGGCCAGCCAGTACGCGAGCCTCCAGGGCATGGACACGACCTGGCTCAACCTGAACGACGCGGTGATCGCGCCGCTGCTGCACAACCTTCTGTTCGTGCTGCTGATCGTGATCCCGATGATCACGATGCGCAGCTTTTCGGAAGAGAAGAGCCAGTCCACCTTCGAGCTGCTGTTCACTTCGCCGGTGCGCATCAGCGAGATGGTGCTCGGCAAGTACCTGGCCGGCGCGTTCCTCGTCACGCTGATGGTCGCCCTGTCGTTCCTGTTTCCCGCGATGCTGTTCTGGTTCGGCAACCCCGAGCTCGGCATGACGCTCGCCGGCATGCTCGCGCTTTACCTTACGGCGCTGTCGTTCGTCGCCGTCGGCAACTTCACCTCCGCCCTTACGTCCAACCAGATCATCGCGACGATCAGCGCCCTTGTGATCCTGCTGCTGCTGTTCGTCATCAACTGGCCGGCCGAAGGCGCCGGCGTGAAGGTGGCCGGCGTGCTCGGCTACCTGTCCGTGTCGGAGCACTTCGGCAAGATGGCCAAGGGCGTGATCGAGACGAGCGACCTCGTCTACTTCGTCAGCCTCACCACGGTATTCCTGTTCCTGACCCACCGCGCGGTGGAGTCGAGCCGCTGGAAGTAG
- a CDS encoding ATP-binding cassette domain-containing protein — protein sequence MIEVKHLTKTYGSITAVDDVSFSVATGEAAGFLGPNGAGKTTTMRILTGFMPATSGTVTVDGFDVFKDSFEVRKRIGYLPETPPLYLEMTVRSYLRHVGKLKAIPGSKVSAAADQVIEECGLEIVAGRLCGHLSKGFRQRVGLAQALIHRPAVLVLDEPTVGLDPAQIIEIRALIRGLSAERTVILSTHILPEVQQICQKVVLINGGRIALESNMAELVRERSLEEEYLRHVTGDAAMAEQAAALGGTHA from the coding sequence ATGATTGAAGTCAAGCACCTGACGAAGACCTACGGGTCCATCACAGCTGTCGACGACGTCTCCTTCAGCGTTGCGACCGGAGAAGCCGCCGGCTTCCTCGGTCCCAACGGCGCAGGCAAGACGACGACGATGCGCATCCTCACGGGCTTCATGCCCGCCACTTCGGGCACCGTCACCGTCGACGGCTTCGATGTCTTCAAGGACTCCTTCGAAGTTCGAAAACGCATCGGCTACCTGCCCGAGACTCCGCCGCTCTACCTGGAGATGACCGTGCGCAGCTACCTGCGCCACGTCGGCAAGCTCAAGGCGATCCCGGGATCGAAGGTTTCGGCCGCCGCCGACCAGGTCATCGAGGAGTGCGGCCTGGAAATCGTCGCCGGGCGCCTCTGCGGGCATCTGTCGAAAGGATTCCGGCAACGAGTCGGCCTTGCCCAGGCGCTGATCCACCGCCCCGCGGTGCTCGTGCTCGACGAGCCTACCGTCGGCCTCGACCCTGCCCAGATCATCGAGATCCGGGCACTGATCCGCGGCCTGTCCGCCGAGCGCACCGTGATCCTGTCGACGCACATCCTCCCGGAGGTCCAGCAGATCTGCCAGAAAGTCGTGCTGATCAACGGCGGCCGCATCGCGCTCGAGTCGAACATGGCCGAGCTCGTGCGCGAGCGCAGCCTGGAGGAAGAATACCTGAGGCACGTCACCGGCGATGCGGCCATGGCCGAGCAGGCCGCCGCCCTCGGAGGCACCCATGCGTAA
- a CDS encoding Gldg family protein, whose translation MGKRAPILGIAGLVFLVFGLLEHALTYNPIIGFWDFGWFSLVHIGAGLVCIAWFLTSGSGSLTEFLRRRSTRYGTNALVYSAIFVAIIVMLNLLGARYNKRFDMSQAGVNSLTDASRQVLDKLDGDVEVLAFVGPQEKPFVEEVSSIYSSYTSKVKWQIIDPQVSPEIAQRELIQSVPTLKVKKADRSATTDKIEEESITNAIHKVATSSQKKIYFLTGHGEPGIDKKDTPGGMGLFADTLRNQNYEVDSIDATSAEIPDDCAVLIVATGDRDHFPAELDKVKGYMKKGGNVLALLEPRKDDPLVNFVRDFGVRVGDDVILDQTVRLFEGATIGSDVIVSQYGDHPSVKPLTERSLFSLVRSVSPPVDENAKAPAKFKPLAFTSQTSWAETDVDRVFEKGEAALDDNDIKGPVPIGAAGEASVTGIGGQPGKNFKLAIFGDTSFLTNQYLRQLYNDAVGQSVVGWLAGQEELISIAPRVVRASRAFLGETEARTVFYLSVLVLPELILLAGIVVWWRRSSL comes from the coding sequence ATGGGCAAGCGCGCTCCGATCCTCGGCATTGCCGGTCTCGTTTTTCTCGTCTTCGGGCTGCTCGAGCACGCGCTGACCTACAACCCGATCATCGGGTTCTGGGACTTCGGCTGGTTCTCGCTGGTCCACATCGGCGCAGGCCTGGTCTGCATCGCGTGGTTCCTCACGTCCGGCAGCGGCTCGCTTACCGAATTCCTGCGCCGCCGCTCGACCCGCTACGGCACCAACGCCCTTGTCTACTCGGCGATCTTCGTCGCGATCATCGTGATGCTGAACCTGCTGGGCGCGCGCTACAACAAGCGCTTCGACATGTCCCAGGCAGGCGTCAACAGCCTGACGGATGCTTCGCGCCAGGTGCTCGACAAGCTCGACGGCGACGTCGAAGTGCTCGCGTTCGTCGGCCCCCAGGAAAAGCCGTTCGTCGAGGAAGTCTCGTCGATCTACAGCTCGTACACGAGCAAGGTGAAGTGGCAGATCATCGATCCCCAGGTCAGCCCCGAGATCGCGCAACGCGAGCTGATCCAGTCGGTGCCGACGCTGAAGGTGAAGAAGGCAGACCGCTCGGCCACCACCGACAAGATCGAGGAAGAGTCGATCACCAACGCGATCCACAAGGTCGCGACGAGCTCGCAGAAGAAGATCTACTTCCTCACGGGCCACGGCGAGCCGGGCATCGACAAGAAAGACACGCCCGGAGGGATGGGGCTCTTCGCCGATACTCTGCGCAACCAGAACTACGAGGTCGACAGCATCGATGCAACGAGCGCCGAGATCCCCGACGACTGCGCCGTCCTCATCGTCGCAACCGGCGACCGCGACCATTTCCCGGCCGAGCTCGACAAGGTCAAGGGCTACATGAAGAAGGGCGGCAACGTCCTTGCCCTTCTCGAACCGCGCAAGGACGACCCCCTGGTCAATTTCGTGCGCGACTTCGGCGTGCGCGTCGGCGACGACGTGATCCTCGACCAGACCGTGCGCCTGTTCGAAGGCGCCACCATCGGCAGCGACGTGATCGTCTCCCAGTACGGCGACCATCCGTCCGTCAAGCCTCTTACCGAGCGCAGCCTGTTCTCGCTGGTACGTTCGGTGTCGCCGCCGGTCGACGAGAACGCCAAGGCTCCGGCCAAGTTCAAGCCGCTGGCGTTCACGTCGCAGACGAGCTGGGCCGAGACCGACGTCGACCGCGTCTTCGAGAAGGGAGAAGCGGCGCTCGACGACAACGACATCAAGGGACCGGTGCCGATCGGCGCCGCCGGCGAAGCGTCGGTCACCGGCATCGGCGGCCAGCCGGGCAAGAATTTCAAGCTCGCCATTTTCGGTGACACCAGCTTCCTGACGAACCAGTATCTTCGCCAGCTCTACAACGATGCCGTCGGCCAGAGCGTCGTCGGCTGGCTCGCCGGACAGGAAGAGCTGATCTCGATCGCGCCTCGCGTCGTTCGTGCCTCGCGCGCGTTCCTCGGCGAGACCGAAGCACGCACCGTGTTCTACCTTTCGGTGCTGGTGCTGCCCGAGTTGATCCTGCTGGCCGGCATCGTCGTCTGGTGGAGGCGCTCTTCGCTGTGA